CGATCAGGCGGATGCATTTCGGTTTCAGCTTCTGGATGAATTCCCTTATCCCGATAGCGTCTATTTTGTTGATCACGCTGCTGTTATGGTCAAGGATATGTACGAAATTGTCGGCAGAGAGGTTTTTAAGGCTGTTATTATGGCTCTTGGAACGCAGCTTGTCGATAGACGAATTGCGCGCAATGTTGAGTATCCAGGTAAAGAACCTGCCCTTGGTGGTATTATAAGAATCGATGTTTTTCCAGATTTTTACAAAAACTTCCTGCAGTACGTCTTCGCTTTCTTCCTTGTCTTTCAGTATGTTGAAGATAATGCCGTACAGGCTTTTGGAATACATGTCATAAAGGAGCGTAAACGCC
Above is a genomic segment from Flavobacterium album containing:
- a CDS encoding RNA polymerase sigma factor, which translates into the protein MTQEELLEQIYKKDGRAFTLLYDMYSKSLYGIIFNILKDKEESEDVLQEVFVKIWKNIDSYNTTKGRFFTWILNIARNSSIDKLRSKSHNNSLKNLSADNFVHILDHNSSVINKIDAIGIREFIQKLKPKCIRLIDLLFFKGYTQQEASEELEIPIGTVKTQNRSCIKELRTILQVQ